In Spartobacteria bacterium, a single window of DNA contains:
- a CDS encoding LacI family transcriptional regulator, giving the protein MAKERKTTKLQDIAEEVGMSINTVSRALRNKPDVNETTRNIIVQKAREMEYEFAEPAAINRDNVLQIGVIIEDLENPHYARIIRGMEQVFWHERINFIIYSSYRRESKELGICEFFCDQRLDGIIVASAMNPEGVVKLTEEAGIPAVALSRNYEEFGMDFVVTDNFAGGYMAAEHLLRLGHQSIAHITGVESQRSAMDRLCGYSQALTDANIPVDPRIIRVSDNSIESGYYLTRDLLQIPDRPTAIFAYSDLVALGCYRAINECNITVPNDLSLVGFDDNYFAEYYQQPLTTVHQPSTEIGSKCAEILIRKIRSVPIEAPQKIILKPRLAVRSSTSICRETI; this is encoded by the coding sequence ATGGCAAAGGAACGTAAGACAACGAAACTGCAAGACATTGCGGAGGAAGTCGGCATGTCGATCAATACCGTATCCCGAGCACTGCGTAATAAACCTGACGTCAACGAAACAACACGTAATATCATTGTTCAGAAGGCACGTGAAATGGAATACGAATTCGCGGAGCCGGCCGCCATTAATCGCGACAATGTTCTGCAAATTGGCGTAATTATTGAAGATTTAGAAAACCCCCATTATGCCCGTATCATTCGGGGCATGGAACAGGTATTCTGGCACGAACGAATTAACTTTATCATCTACTCTTCTTATCGCAGAGAATCGAAAGAACTGGGCATCTGTGAGTTTTTTTGCGACCAGCGACTGGACGGGATTATTGTCGCTTCGGCGATGAATCCAGAGGGAGTGGTCAAACTAACTGAAGAAGCAGGCATTCCAGCCGTTGCGTTATCCCGCAATTATGAAGAATTCGGCATGGATTTCGTTGTTACCGATAACTTTGCCGGCGGCTATATGGCTGCGGAACACCTCCTTCGACTGGGTCATCAGTCTATTGCACACATTACCGGTGTCGAATCACAGCGTAGCGCCATGGATCGGCTTTGCGGATACAGCCAGGCATTGACTGACGCCAATATTCCCGTCGACCCGCGCATCATCCGTGTAAGTGACAACAGCATTGAAAGCGGCTACTACCTTACACGCGACCTATTGCAAATTCCCGACCGCCCTACAGCCATTTTTGCCTATAGCGATCTGGTCGCACTGGGCTGTTATCGCGCGATCAACGAATGTAACATTACCGTTCCCAATGATCTGTCTCTTGTAGGCTTCGACGATAATTATTTCGCAGAATATTACCAGCAACCCCTCACCACCGTGCATCAGCCGTCCACTGAAATCGGCAGCAAATGCGCGGAAATACTCATCCGCAAAATTCGATCCGTCCCCATTGAGGCACCGCAAAAAATTATTTTAAAACCGCGACTGGCGGTTCGTAGCAGCACATCCATCTGCCGCGAAACAATTTGA
- a CDS encoding malate dehydrogenase — protein sequence MNTMKQKALDYHMMDGRAGKTEVIPTKPCKTADELSLAYSPGVAHPVRDIAENPNDAFKYTNRGNLVAVVSNGTAILGLGNLGALASKPVMEGKGVLFKRFADVDVFDIELDTMDPEKIIETVKLMQPTFGGVNLEDIKSPECFEIEQRLIKECNIPVFHDDQHGTAIISTAGLINACEITGKKIDEIRIVFNGAGAAGVSCAKMFIAAGAKKENIICCDSKGVIYQGRPGRMTPEKEYLANDTECRTLEDAMKGADTFMGLSVADCVTPEMLLSMNDNPVVFAMANPDPEIAYPLAMATRDDLIMATGRSDYPNQINNVLGFPFIFRGALDVKATHITEGMKMAAALSLAKLAKEPVPDIVKAAYEERDFTFGPKYIVPTPFDPRVIEWEAVAVAKAACEEGVAREPITDWDAYALSLRKRMEKYWK from the coding sequence ATGAATACAATGAAGCAAAAAGCACTCGACTACCATATGATGGATGGTCGCGCCGGAAAAACCGAAGTCATTCCTACCAAACCCTGCAAAACAGCAGATGAATTGTCACTGGCCTATTCCCCCGGAGTGGCTCATCCGGTGCGCGATATCGCCGAAAATCCGAATGACGCATTCAAATATACCAATCGCGGAAATCTGGTTGCTGTGGTCAGCAATGGAACCGCTATTCTTGGTCTGGGCAACCTCGGTGCACTGGCCAGTAAACCGGTGATGGAAGGCAAAGGCGTGCTCTTCAAACGTTTTGCTGATGTCGATGTCTTTGATATCGAGCTGGACACCATGGATCCGGAAAAAATTATTGAAACCGTAAAATTGATGCAGCCCACGTTCGGCGGTGTCAATCTGGAAGATATCAAATCCCCGGAATGCTTTGAAATTGAGCAGCGCCTCATCAAAGAATGTAATATTCCGGTTTTCCACGATGATCAGCATGGAACGGCCATTATATCGACAGCCGGCCTGATCAATGCCTGTGAAATCACGGGCAAGAAAATCGACGAAATTCGCATCGTCTTCAATGGTGCCGGAGCCGCCGGCGTTTCCTGCGCGAAAATGTTCATCGCCGCAGGTGCCAAGAAAGAAAATATCATCTGCTGTGACAGCAAGGGCGTGATTTACCAGGGACGTCCCGGACGTATGACCCCGGAAAAAGAATATCTGGCCAATGATACCGAATGCCGCACACTGGAAGATGCGATGAAGGGCGCCGACACCTTTATGGGATTGTCCGTCGCCGATTGCGTCACACCGGAAATGCTGCTTTCGATGAATGACAACCCTGTTGTCTTTGCCATGGCCAATCCTGATCCGGAAATTGCCTATCCGCTGGCGATGGCGACCAGAGACGACTTGATCATGGCCACGGGACGCAGTGATTATCCCAACCAGATCAATAATGTGCTGGGCTTCCCATTCATCTTCCGCGGTGCACTGGATGTCAAAGCTACGCATATTACCGAAGGAATGAAAATGGCAGCCGCGTTGTCACTGGCAAAACTGGCTAAAGAACCGGTGCCGGACATTGTAAAAGCGGCCTACGAGGAACGCGATTTCACCTTTGGACCGAAATACATCGTTCCCACACCTTTTGACCCGCGCGTCATTGAATGGGAAGCGGTCGCCGTGGCTAAAGCAGCCTGCGAAGAAGGCGTCGCACGCGAACCCATTACCGACTGGGATGCGTACGCATTGTCCCTGCGTAAGCGCATGGAAAAATATTGGAAATAG